The following proteins are co-located in the Aphis gossypii isolate Hap1 unplaced genomic scaffold, ASM2018417v2 Contig00579, whole genome shotgun sequence genome:
- the LOC126554694 gene encoding uncharacterized protein LOC126554694, which yields MDLVHNDNDFMEPIENYNPEPQELTHEVLNLEKPETYKIDFGTQRTTEIIRDNLGFHYYKNKKTENKIYLVCLEKKKQKIHVEQLLIYLLTKMMINWFCVSNCNNAKIKKLKI from the exons ATGGATTTGGTACACAATGATAATG attttatggagcccattgaaaattataacccAG aaCCCCAAGAACTTACACATGAAGTCCTTAATTTGGAAAAACCCGAGacgtataaaatagattttggtACACAAAGGACAACCGAAATCATACGGGATAATCTGGGCTtccattattacaaaaataaaaaaactgagaACAAAat ATATTTGGTatgtcttgaaaaaaaaaaacaaaaaatccaTGTCGAGCAACTGCTCATATATCTCCTGACCAAAATGATGATAAATTGGTTTTGTGTAAGCAACTGTAATAAcgcaaaaataaagaaactaaaaatttaa